In the genome of Desulfovibrio desulfuricans, one region contains:
- a CDS encoding chloride channel protein, giving the protein MPFFSPIPPTLRDLDALRNIGVKRVILQAMATGGVTGGVIGLFRFAYDHINAALVQAVHQHNIYSPAVAACLFGGLAALALLALLALRVEPLVSGSGIPQVELMVRGQMRMNWLRVLLCKFAGTLVSLSGGLSVGREGPSIMMGAAVGAGVGRLWGERGGQSLPRYLVGGSVAGLAAAFGAPMAGMFFAFEEMKTIISAPMLLFTGVSALSAWFVVQVLFGFGLVFPFASQPFIHWTQWWVIPVAGVLMGVLGAFYNLVLLRLTRWADHSPLMPRPLRVLLPFILAGGLLYLYPQVLVGFGVSTLQLAGLPLPLLGLSALLAVKMAFSWASFASGVSGGLLMPVLLMGSIGGACMASGLQSAGLISPDQAATVLTLGMTGLFAGSVRAPLTGAFLLLEMTGSFHNMPVVVLTAYIAAFTANALHVEPVYDSLRARCLALSSAAAQNDDNGNDPDTSGSATPLQK; this is encoded by the coding sequence GTGCCTTTTTTCAGTCCCATCCCCCCGACGTTGCGCGACCTTGATGCCCTGCGCAACATCGGCGTCAAACGCGTCATACTGCAGGCCATGGCTACCGGCGGGGTTACCGGCGGGGTCATCGGCCTGTTCCGTTTTGCCTACGACCACATCAATGCGGCCCTGGTGCAGGCGGTGCACCAGCACAATATATACTCTCCTGCAGTGGCGGCGTGCCTGTTTGGCGGACTGGCCGCGCTGGCCCTGCTGGCCCTGCTGGCCTTGCGCGTTGAACCCCTTGTGAGCGGCAGCGGCATACCGCAGGTCGAGCTTATGGTGCGCGGCCAGATGCGCATGAACTGGCTGCGCGTTTTGCTGTGCAAGTTTGCGGGCACCCTTGTTTCGCTCAGCGGTGGTCTTTCGGTTGGCCGCGAGGGGCCGTCCATTATGATGGGCGCGGCTGTGGGCGCCGGCGTGGGGCGCCTGTGGGGCGAGCGCGGCGGACAGAGCCTGCCGCGCTACCTTGTGGGCGGCAGCGTAGCCGGGCTTGCCGCGGCTTTTGGCGCACCCATGGCGGGCATGTTTTTTGCCTTTGAAGAGATGAAGACCATCATCAGTGCGCCCATGCTGCTGTTTACGGGCGTGAGCGCGCTTTCCGCCTGGTTTGTGGTGCAGGTGCTCTTTGGCTTTGGGCTGGTGTTCCCTTTTGCGAGCCAGCCTTTTATCCACTGGACGCAGTGGTGGGTGATTCCCGTTGCCGGGGTGCTTATGGGCGTACTGGGGGCTTTTTATAACCTCGTGCTGCTGCGCCTCACGCGCTGGGCCGACCACAGCCCCCTGATGCCCCGGCCTCTGCGCGTCTTGCTGCCGTTTATACTGGCGGGTGGGCTGCTGTACCTCTACCCGCAGGTGCTTGTGGGCTTTGGCGTCAGCACCCTGCAGCTCGCGGGTTTGCCCCTGCCGCTGCTTGGCCTGTCTGCCCTGCTGGCGGTTAAAATGGCCTTTTCGTGGGCAAGCTTTGCCTCCGGCGTATCCGGCGGGCTGCTCATGCCCGTGCTGCTCATGGGCTCCATAGGCGGCGCGTGCATGGCCTCGGGGCTGCAATCCGCAGGGCTGATCAGCCCTGACCAGGCCGCCACCGTACTTACCCTCGGCATGACGGGACTTTTTGCCGGTTCTGTGCGCGCGCCCCTTACCGGTGCGTTTTTGCTGCTGGAAATGACCGGCTCGTTTCACAACATGCCCGTAGTGGTGCTTACGGCCTACATTGCCGCCTTTACGGCCAACGCCCTGCATGTGGAACCGGTGTACGACAGCCTGCGCGCCCGTTGCCTGGCTTTGTCCAGCGCCGCTGCCCAAAATGACGATAATGGCAATGATCCCGATACGTCAGGCAGCGCAACGCCACTGCAAAAATGA
- a CDS encoding acyltransferase, which yields MLSSKNTCTRNCGIDILRLMAALSVIVLHSSPLTSITDMRSIGNVINVTTRWAVPFFFIASGYFFGFQESRGLIKLTFLRILNLLFIFVFSCAFYIFFYEFLETGNLLYATRKMVSGVYYAIATFEFREYPTHLWFLSAMAQGYLFLFLQIKFAKRSISVVILVALLAIGSLGQHHDFYSRIFSLPLPTQTRNALFFAFPYMSLGYMLNFLKTKMPFWGLLVLAITGWLGTIAEFFLSNTPGCPLSDYYLATPILCSSLFLLILQYSTFQNSLFSIMRPLSLYIYILHPAVIALMTKFFGELSSLSAFEQLTRVFYVCFLTTAISVALHFIIKNIKSAWVER from the coding sequence ATGCTTTCTTCTAAAAATACTTGTACTCGAAATTGTGGAATTGATATATTGCGACTTATGGCTGCACTGAGTGTTATTGTATTGCATTCATCCCCATTGACAAGCATCACTGATATGCGATCTATTGGAAACGTAATTAATGTTACAACGCGATGGGCAGTCCCATTTTTTTTTATTGCGTCTGGATATTTCTTTGGTTTTCAAGAATCGCGTGGACTCATAAAGTTGACTTTTTTACGAATTTTGAACTTACTGTTCATTTTTGTTTTTTCGTGTGCATTTTACATTTTCTTTTATGAGTTTTTAGAGACAGGAAATTTATTATATGCTACTAGAAAAATGGTTTCTGGTGTATATTATGCAATAGCTACGTTTGAATTTCGAGAATATCCAACGCATCTCTGGTTTTTGTCTGCAATGGCACAAGGCTATTTGTTCTTATTTTTACAAATTAAATTTGCAAAACGATCAATCAGTGTCGTTATTTTGGTGGCATTACTTGCTATTGGAAGCCTTGGGCAGCACCATGATTTTTATTCGAGAATATTTTCATTGCCTTTGCCTACTCAAACAAGGAATGCTCTATTTTTCGCTTTTCCATACATGTCGCTTGGTTATATGTTGAATTTTTTAAAAACTAAAATGCCTTTTTGGGGTTTACTGGTGTTGGCTATTACTGGATGGCTGGGGACCATAGCTGAATTCTTTTTGTCAAATACCCCAGGCTGCCCGTTGAGCGATTACTACTTGGCAACGCCTATTTTGTGTTCTAGTCTATTTCTTTTAATATTACAGTATTCAACTTTTCAAAATAGCCTGTTTTCTATTATGCGCCCCCTTAGTTTATACATTTACATATTACACCCAGCAGTAATTGCGCTGATGACAAAATTTTTTGGAGAACTATCTAGTCTCTCTGCCTTTGAACAGCTTACTCGAGTCTTTTATGTATGCTTTTTAACGACTGCCATTAGTGTCGCTTTGCACTTCATTATAAAAAATATAAAGTCGGCTTGGGTGGAGCGCTAG
- a CDS encoding alkaline phosphatase, with the protein MARFRWRNAVRFMFALCLMLLCLAGAAQAGQAKYVILLIGDGMGMAQRNAAELYLAAQKGDTTPGIVKLNMSQLPVQGATTTYSIDSLITDSAAAGTAMACGVKTTNRGLGVDGKNVPVVSIAEMARDSGMKVGIVTSVSLDHATPGAFYAHQPSRKNYYEIGLELAASRMDYFAGGGFLDPTGKKSKMEGDKRNVVDAIRSNGFRYVNSAQDFRALKPGKDRVVFVNPRLQDEESMTYAMDAAAGDVSLAEMTRKGFELLDNPKGFFMMIEGGKVDWACHANDAVSSITDVLAFDAAVAEAMHFMASHPNDTLVIVTGDHETGGMSLGFAGTKYDSYHTRLKNQKISYVAFNEKFNAFRKSHPQAKLEDVLPLVKENFGLTVLSEAEAAALPKDGEAAGMVLKPYEVDELRAAFERSMKGGDAKKQSDQDYLLYGEYEPFTITLTHLLNQKSGIAWTTYSHTGVPVLTSAGGVGAERFGGFYDNTDIFTRMAEIMGVKKAAAAVSPAAHPVYSPAAVAQAAN; encoded by the coding sequence ATGGCCCGTTTTCGTTGGCGCAATGCCGTTCGTTTTATGTTTGCTCTTTGCCTCATGCTGCTTTGCCTTGCTGGCGCTGCCCAGGCAGGGCAGGCAAAATACGTTATCCTGCTCATAGGCGACGGCATGGGCATGGCCCAGCGCAATGCCGCCGAGCTGTATCTGGCCGCGCAGAAGGGCGATACCACGCCCGGCATAGTCAAACTCAATATGAGCCAGCTGCCCGTGCAGGGCGCAACCACCACGTATTCCATTGATTCGCTCATCACCGACTCTGCCGCAGCGGGCACAGCCATGGCCTGTGGCGTCAAGACCACCAACCGGGGCCTTGGAGTGGACGGCAAAAACGTGCCTGTGGTTTCCATTGCCGAGATGGCGCGCGACAGCGGCATGAAGGTGGGCATCGTCACCAGCGTGTCGCTCGACCATGCCACCCCCGGGGCCTTTTATGCCCATCAGCCCAGCCGTAAAAATTATTATGAAATCGGCCTCGAACTGGCCGCAAGCCGTATGGATTACTTTGCTGGCGGCGGCTTTCTTGATCCCACGGGCAAAAAGTCCAAGATGGAAGGCGACAAGCGCAATGTGGTCGACGCCATCCGCTCCAACGGATTTCGCTATGTGAACAGCGCCCAGGATTTTCGCGCGCTCAAGCCCGGCAAGGACCGCGTGGTCTTTGTCAATCCGCGCCTGCAGGATGAAGAATCCATGACCTACGCCATGGATGCGGCGGCGGGCGACGTATCGCTGGCCGAGATGACGCGCAAGGGTTTTGAACTGCTGGATAACCCCAAGGGCTTTTTTATGATGATCGAGGGCGGCAAGGTTGACTGGGCCTGCCACGCCAACGACGCCGTGAGCTCCATCACCGACGTGCTGGCCTTTGACGCCGCCGTGGCCGAGGCCATGCACTTTATGGCCAGCCACCCCAACGATACGCTGGTCATCGTGACGGGCGACCACGAAACCGGCGGCATGTCCCTGGGTTTTGCGGGCACCAAGTACGATTCATACCACACCCGGCTGAAAAACCAGAAGATCTCCTATGTTGCCTTTAACGAAAAGTTCAACGCGTTCCGCAAGTCCCATCCGCAGGCAAAACTGGAAGACGTGTTGCCCCTGGTAAAAGAAAACTTTGGCCTCACGGTGCTTTCTGAAGCGGAAGCCGCCGCCCTGCCCAAGGATGGCGAAGCCGCTGGCATGGTGTTGAAGCCCTACGAGGTGGACGAACTGCGCGCCGCTTTTGAGCGCAGCATGAAGGGCGGCGACGCCAAAAAACAGTCGGATCAGGATTACCTGCTGTACGGCGAGTACGAGCCTTTTACCATTACCCTTACCCATCTGCTCAACCAGAAGTCGGGGATTGCCTGGACCACCTATTCGCACACCGGCGTGCCGGTGCTGACCTCCGCTGGCGGCGTTGGAGCGGAGCGTTTTGGCGGTTTTTATGACAACACCGACATCTTTACCCGCATGGCCGAAATCATGGGCGTAAAAAAAGCCGCCGCTGCGGTCAGCCCTGCGGCCCACCCTGTGTACAGCCCTGCGGCTGTAGCTCAGGCTGCCAATTAG
- a CDS encoding YibE/F family protein, with product MADHTGAIAGAGQSQPLQPGAGQNGTCCCLHGNLRSTRRDSLLCVVLALACLALYLLPTGFENRLPDNAVRCRATVLSVDNERVHQYGIVRMGTQYVTMRALDGPYAGQTWQAGNDLVGKMELDKVFAPGDTALLVLTLRDGKVADAVAQDHYRLHTQAVAFGIFALLLLVFAGATGLKALLSFVFSALMIWKALIPALLRDVDPILLGLGITTAITGATILLVGGMNRRGLAAWLGSLLGIAATCALALIFAGPFQLHGAVRPYAETVLYSGYPHLNMTRIFLASIFMASSGALMDLAMDVAASMTELAAQNPGISRRAALASGLRVGRAVVGTMTTTLLLAYSGGYIATLMLFMAQGIPLENALNLPFVAAEIMNTLVGSIGLVTVAPFTALTGTWLLIRPQTAALARTGVAGAGDDNAPQGA from the coding sequence ATGGCAGATCATACAGGCGCGATCGCCGGGGCGGGGCAATCGCAGCCGCTGCAACCAGGAGCGGGCCAGAACGGCACGTGCTGCTGCCTGCACGGCAACCTGCGCTCAACCCGGCGCGATTCCCTGCTGTGCGTTGTTCTGGCGCTGGCCTGTCTTGCACTCTACCTGCTGCCTACGGGTTTTGAAAACCGCCTGCCAGACAATGCCGTGCGCTGCCGGGCAACCGTGCTGAGCGTGGACAATGAACGCGTGCACCAGTACGGCATTGTGCGCATGGGTACGCAGTACGTGACCATGCGTGCGCTGGACGGCCCCTATGCCGGGCAGACGTGGCAGGCAGGCAACGACCTCGTGGGCAAGATGGAGCTGGATAAAGTATTCGCCCCCGGCGATACGGCCCTGCTGGTGCTTACCTTGCGCGACGGCAAGGTGGCCGACGCCGTGGCCCAGGATCATTACCGGTTGCACACGCAGGCCGTTGCCTTTGGCATATTTGCCCTGCTGCTGCTGGTTTTTGCCGGGGCGACCGGGTTAAAGGCGCTGCTTTCGTTCGTTTTTTCAGCCCTGATGATCTGGAAGGCGCTGATACCTGCATTGCTGCGTGATGTGGATCCTATCCTGCTTGGGCTAGGGATTACCACTGCCATCACGGGGGCCACCATCCTGCTGGTGGGCGGCATGAACCGGCGTGGTCTGGCCGCGTGGCTGGGTTCGCTGCTGGGCATTGCCGCCACCTGTGCGCTGGCGCTGATTTTTGCCGGGCCGTTCCAATTGCACGGCGCTGTGCGCCCCTATGCGGAAACCGTGCTCTATTCCGGCTATCCGCACCTCAACATGACGCGCATCTTTCTTGCCAGCATTTTTATGGCTTCTTCTGGCGCGCTGATGGATCTGGCCATGGATGTGGCCGCCAGCATGACCGAGCTGGCCGCGCAAAACCCCGGCATTTCGCGCCGCGCGGCGCTGGCGTCTGGCCTGCGGGTGGGGCGGGCCGTGGTGGGCACCATGACCACAACCCTGTTGCTGGCTTATTCCGGAGGCTACATAGCCACCCTGATGCTGTTTATGGCGCAGGGCATACCGCTTGAAAACGCCCTTAACCTGCCCTTTGTCGCGGCTGAAATCATGAATACCCTGGTAGGCAGCATCGGGCTTGTGACGGTTGCGCCTTTTACCGCGCTTACGGGCACATGGCTGCTGATACGGCCTCAGACGGCTGCGCTGGCGCGCACGGGTGTTGCGGGTGCGGGTGATGATAACGCGCCGCAGGGGGCGTAG
- a CDS encoding response regulator — protein sequence MRGIIAGILFFMAFAASATATPAAPDANTDTLPPIIITLSHDNEPYSFASMFGEPSGLLVDIWRLWGEKTGRTIKFRMGEWSDTVADIRSGQANIHSGLFSTAHRAHLLDFGPPLYHSRIVLITAAGISTDLEHMPTATLAVLKGSQIDTHLRTHFPNLRLLSFTSFKDMVLAVAGGLAQGLVGPPQAVINAIDRLGLHDKFSPEPVRLFEDDVRPAVSKGDTAMLELVEKGLSQISRAELVALEEYWIRVPSLRELDKMRRPLHLARQERLWLEAHPQWRVGTIKDTAPLAFINSQGRFDGISADILRAISAILGVDILPQRTGSARDIGAALAAQTVDVVPFSENLPPIHDSQPLTRLMFYLPLDVATKSNAGFSVSRPRDLAQRTVAVLAYPDLISQLEKQVPDAVVVPMQNMAEALNGLRLGRYDAVVGLSVSVGYAITNGSYGDLRHSRLSNLRYAAQIAFRSDWPELPQIFEKAYESIPYINLIEMAQRWSTLRIETNIDWARIKQVGVFFVLLAGTLLTVILIANRRLSRQSQATQKALTALRQRERQLKAVMDNQPSMVMLIDANGLFILVNRQFEQFVGRTTEAIIGKRNEDILAPEIAWEASRSDAMVMNTGESLTEQTAYRDMTGSLRDLDICKVPLKDDDGNVMGIVITATDITERRKAERQALSTQTEMAQIFNAAGSAMRVLDTDRVILQANDAFLKLHGLTRDELIGARCEDVTGDESKCRSNAITRVLTGSPKAAETTMYRRKNGEERYCDIVATPFLSPEGELLGVIEDCRDVTDLVESQKVMQRAALAAEEASRAKSEFLANMSHEIRTPMNAIIGMSYLALQTDLTKKQHGYLNSIKNSAKSLLHIINDILDFSKIEAGRMDIEEVDFELDEVLQGLTSLDTVKLAENKVELQLDVEPEVPFTLRGDPLRLGQVLINLVGNAIKFTDQGEVVVTVRRQAAKGDNITLLFSVRDTGVGMTEEQRDKLFQAFSQADMSTTRRFGGTGLGLSISKKLVEIMGGTIYVESTPGQGSTFFFTVTFGLPQSDCAILPEAFELSNVRALVLSRSPSARARLGQMLEGLGLRYGEAEDATKAADMALAAVKDNEPYEVILIDWIQPKADSLQRANQLQHLDGTDGIPVVIMTTVRDLDSFTQQAHAAGLRHVLGKPVCRTTLLRTIQDAVHSRLQPGGRQQHENLPFLPISGIENQRVLLAEDNEINQLVAKELLESMGLAVDIADNGRIALDMISRTEYAAVFMDIQMPEMDGYETTRRLRATPLRRQLPIIALTAHGMVGDREKCLEAGMNDHISKPIDPQDLADMVSRWCRKGGSATRM from the coding sequence ATGCGCGGTATTATCGCAGGAATTCTCTTTTTTATGGCTTTTGCGGCTTCCGCAACGGCTACGCCTGCCGCCCCTGACGCAAACACCGACACCCTCCCCCCTATCATCATCACCCTCTCCCACGACAACGAGCCTTATTCATTCGCCTCCATGTTTGGCGAGCCCTCTGGCCTGCTGGTGGATATCTGGCGGCTGTGGGGCGAAAAAACAGGCCGCACCATCAAATTTCGCATGGGCGAATGGTCAGATACCGTGGCCGACATTCGATCCGGTCAGGCAAACATCCACAGCGGCCTTTTTAGCACGGCCCACCGCGCCCACCTGCTCGACTTTGGCCCACCGCTCTACCACTCGCGCATAGTTCTGATCACCGCCGCCGGCATCAGCACGGATCTGGAGCATATGCCTACGGCCACACTGGCCGTGCTCAAGGGGTCGCAAATCGATACGCATCTGCGCACGCACTTCCCCAATCTGCGCCTGCTGTCCTTTACCTCGTTCAAGGATATGGTTCTGGCTGTGGCAGGCGGTCTGGCCCAAGGCCTGGTAGGCCCGCCGCAGGCCGTGATCAACGCCATCGACCGGCTTGGACTGCACGACAAGTTTTCTCCAGAGCCGGTGCGTCTTTTTGAAGACGACGTGCGTCCTGCTGTTTCCAAGGGCGATACAGCGATGCTGGAACTGGTGGAAAAGGGCCTGTCGCAGATTTCACGCGCAGAGCTTGTAGCCCTTGAGGAATACTGGATCCGCGTGCCTTCGCTACGTGAGCTCGACAAGATGCGCCGCCCGCTGCACCTTGCCCGACAAGAAAGGCTGTGGCTGGAGGCGCATCCGCAGTGGCGGGTCGGCACTATCAAGGATACCGCGCCCCTTGCCTTCATCAACAGCCAGGGGCGCTTTGACGGCATCAGCGCGGACATTTTGCGGGCGATCAGCGCCATACTCGGCGTGGATATTCTGCCGCAGCGCACTGGCAGCGCGCGGGATATCGGCGCGGCCCTGGCGGCACAGACGGTGGACGTGGTGCCTTTCAGCGAAAATCTGCCTCCGATCCACGACAGCCAGCCGCTGACCCGGCTTATGTTTTATCTGCCGCTGGATGTGGCAACAAAGTCCAATGCCGGATTTTCCGTTAGTCGGCCACGCGATCTGGCCCAACGAACCGTGGCGGTTCTGGCCTATCCCGACCTGATATCCCAGCTGGAAAAGCAGGTTCCCGATGCTGTGGTCGTGCCCATGCAAAACATGGCCGAGGCGCTGAACGGTCTGCGTCTTGGCCGGTACGACGCGGTCGTGGGGCTTTCCGTCTCCGTGGGATACGCCATAACCAACGGCAGCTACGGCGACCTGCGCCATTCGCGCCTGTCCAACCTGCGGTATGCCGCGCAGATTGCCTTTCGCTCCGACTGGCCGGAGCTGCCCCAGATTTTTGAAAAAGCCTACGAAAGCATCCCCTACATAAATCTGATTGAAATGGCCCAGCGCTGGTCCACGCTGCGCATAGAGACCAACATAGACTGGGCGCGCATCAAACAGGTCGGCGTTTTTTTTGTCCTGCTCGCCGGCACCCTGCTGACCGTGATACTCATTGCCAACCGCAGGCTTTCACGCCAGAGCCAGGCCACGCAAAAAGCCCTGACGGCCCTGCGCCAGCGCGAGCGGCAGCTCAAGGCCGTTATGGACAACCAGCCCAGCATGGTGATGCTTATTGATGCCAACGGCCTGTTTATTCTTGTAAACAGGCAATTTGAGCAGTTTGTTGGCCGCACGACCGAGGCAATCATTGGCAAGCGCAACGAGGATATTCTCGCGCCTGAAATAGCCTGGGAAGCCTCGCGCTCCGACGCCATGGTCATGAATACCGGCGAGTCCCTTACGGAGCAGACGGCCTACCGTGATATGACCGGCAGCCTGCGCGATCTCGACATCTGCAAAGTTCCGCTCAAGGACGACGACGGCAACGTCATGGGCATTGTCATTACGGCCACCGACATCACCGAGCGCCGCAAGGCCGAGCGGCAGGCCCTGAGTACCCAGACGGAGATGGCGCAGATATTTAACGCCGCTGGCAGCGCCATGCGGGTGCTGGACACAGACCGGGTTATACTGCAGGCCAACGACGCTTTTCTTAAACTGCACGGCCTTACCCGCGATGAACTCATTGGCGCGCGGTGCGAGGACGTTACCGGCGATGAGAGCAAATGCCGTTCGAACGCGATCACACGCGTACTCACCGGTTCGCCAAAAGCGGCGGAAACAACCATGTACCGCCGCAAAAACGGCGAGGAGCGGTACTGCGACATTGTGGCGACGCCCTTTCTTTCGCCAGAGGGCGAGCTGCTCGGCGTTATTGAAGACTGCCGCGACGTGACGGATCTGGTCGAAAGCCAAAAAGTCATGCAGCGGGCGGCGCTTGCAGCGGAAGAAGCCAGCCGGGCCAAAAGCGAATTTCTGGCCAACATGAGTCACGAAATCCGCACGCCCATGAACGCCATCATTGGCATGTCCTACCTTGCCCTGCAGACAGATCTGACCAAAAAACAGCACGGCTACCTGAACAGCATCAAAAATTCCGCCAAGTCGTTGCTGCACATCATCAACGATATCCTGGACTTTTCAAAAATCGAAGCGGGCCGCATGGATATTGAAGAGGTAGATTTTGAGCTGGATGAGGTGCTGCAGGGCCTGACCAGCCTGGACACCGTAAAGCTGGCTGAAAACAAGGTTGAACTGCAGCTGGATGTGGAGCCGGAGGTTCCGTTTACCTTGCGGGGCGACCCCTTGCGGCTGGGGCAGGTACTCATCAACCTTGTGGGCAATGCCATCAAGTTTACCGACCAGGGTGAAGTGGTCGTCACGGTGCGGCGGCAGGCAGCCAAGGGCGACAATATTACACTGCTTTTCAGTGTTCGCGATACCGGCGTGGGCATGACGGAAGAACAGCGGGACAAGCTGTTTCAAGCCTTTTCGCAGGCCGACATGTCCACCACCAGGCGTTTCGGCGGCACGGGGCTTGGGCTTTCCATCTCCAAAAAACTTGTCGAGATCATGGGCGGCACTATTTACGTTGAAAGCACGCCCGGCCAGGGCAGCACTTTCTTCTTTACCGTTACGTTTGGCCTGCCGCAAAGCGACTGCGCCATTCTGCCCGAGGCGTTCGAGCTTTCCAATGTGCGGGCGCTGGTGCTCAGCCGCTCACCTTCCGCCCGTGCGCGGCTGGGGCAAATGCTCGAGGGTCTGGGCCTGCGGTACGGCGAGGCGGAGGACGCGACAAAAGCCGCCGACATGGCCTTGGCCGCAGTAAAAGATAACGAGCCCTACGAGGTGATACTCATCGACTGGATACAACCCAAAGCAGACAGCCTGCAGCGGGCCAACCAGCTGCAGCACCTTGATGGGACGGACGGCATACCCGTTGTTATCATGACCACCGTGCGCGACCTCGACAGCTTTACCCAGCAGGCCCATGCTGCGGGCCTCCGGCATGTGCTCGGCAAACCCGTCTGCAGAACAACACTGCTGCGCACCATTCAGGATGCTGTGCACAGCAGGCTGCAGCCTGGCGGCCGCCAGCAGCACGAAAACCTGCCATTTCTCCCCATCAGCGGCATAGAAAACCAGCGCGTGCTGCTGGCCGAGGATAATGAAATAAACCAGCTTGTGGCCAAGGAACTGCTTGAAAGCATGGGCCTTGCCGTGGATATCGCCGACAATGGCCGTATTGCCCTGGATATGATCTCCCGTACAGAATATGCGGCGGTATTCATGGACATACAGATGCCCGAAATGGACGGCTACGAGACCACCCGCAGGCTGCGCGCCACCCCCCTGCGGCGTCAGCTGCCCATTATCGCCCTGACCGCCCACGGCATGGTGGGCGACAGGGAAAAATGCCTTGAGGCCGGTATGAACGACCACATTTCAAAGCCCATCGATCCGCAGGATCTTGCCGACATGGTCTCCCGCTGGTGCCGCAAGGGCGGTTCGGCCACGCGGATGTAA